In Arcobacter sp. CECT 8983, a single window of DNA contains:
- the thiS gene encoding sulfur carrier protein ThiS, whose translation MELIVNGENKNFPDNSTLQAIIDELRIEEKVMAAAVNMEIVKKDEWNSYTVKENDKLELLQFVGGG comes from the coding sequence ATGGAGCTTATTGTTAATGGAGAAAATAAAAATTTCCCAGATAACTCTACATTACAAGCAATTATTGATGAATTAAGAATTGAAGAAAAAGTAATGGCAGCTGCTGTAAACATGGAAATTGTAAAAAAAGATGAGTGGAATTCATATACTGTAAAAGAAAATGATAAACTTGAACTTTTACAATTTGTTGGTGGTGGTTGA
- a CDS encoding methyl-accepting chemotaxis protein, translated as MKNLSIKAKLLAIVISSIVIVSVIILVESNIALYKTSETITDKFESDAYSSKEAELKSYVQIAVKTVEAFYKRAQINPEKEEVYKKAALDAIESIRYGKAGYYWINDSHPNMIMHAIKPALNGKDLSKIKDPNGVFLFNEMVKITQGNPKGGLVEYVWPKPGFEKPQPKFSYVMKFEPWDWIIGTGAYVDNISSSINKMKAATEEEIFNTMITNIIIILIVMIILAFIMLLIAKKSIFDPLENFQNGLLSFFKYLNKEQSNVDMLDDSSKDEIGTMSKEVNENIKKTQSLIEQDAALIDDVKRVVEEVKAGHLDKKIDKTTQNEALKELQIIFNEMLEIMENNVHNDINEVNKVLSSFKNRDFRENIQNPKGEVAKTLNELSEIINRMLLDNLKNGTTMNENAEMLRSNVEKLSVSSNQQAASLEETAAALEEITGTITNTSGNITQMATYTQELTNSVKIGQNLANETTSSMEEINAQTELIADAITVIDQIAFQTNILSLNAAVEAATAGEAGKGFAVVAAEVRNLASRSAEAAKEIKTIVENATEKANNGKSISQKMIEGYDGIYAKVQETESLINDITTASKEQTTGIAQINDAVAQLDKATQENASIANNTSDIANQTSQMAINIVNEANKSEFLNKSSVNTTKSSSNKVDYSNQTTTSKKVEQKEPAQNKVIKAEKSNDDEWETF; from the coding sequence ATGAAAAATCTATCGATAAAAGCAAAGCTATTAGCCATTGTAATCAGTTCTATTGTAATTGTTTCAGTGATTATTTTAGTTGAATCAAATATTGCACTATACAAAACCTCTGAAACAATTACAGATAAGTTTGAAAGCGATGCTTATAGCTCAAAAGAAGCAGAATTAAAAAGTTATGTACAAATAGCTGTTAAAACTGTAGAGGCATTTTATAAAAGAGCTCAAATTAATCCTGAGAAAGAAGAAGTTTATAAAAAAGCTGCTTTAGATGCCATTGAAAGTATCAGATATGGCAAGGCTGGTTACTATTGGATAAACGATTCTCATCCAAATATGATTATGCATGCTATTAAACCAGCACTAAATGGGAAAGATTTATCTAAAATCAAAGACCCAAATGGAGTTTTTTTATTCAATGAAATGGTAAAAATTACACAAGGAAATCCAAAAGGTGGTTTAGTTGAATATGTATGGCCAAAACCAGGTTTTGAAAAACCACAACCAAAATTTTCTTATGTAATGAAGTTTGAGCCATGGGATTGGATTATTGGAACAGGAGCATATGTAGATAATATTAGTAGTTCAATTAATAAAATGAAAGCTGCAACTGAAGAAGAAATCTTCAATACTATGATTACAAATATTATAATTATTCTTATAGTTATGATTATCTTAGCTTTCATAATGTTACTAATTGCAAAGAAAAGTATTTTTGATCCACTTGAAAACTTCCAAAATGGTTTACTTTCTTTCTTTAAATACTTAAATAAAGAACAATCAAATGTTGATATGCTAGATGATAGTAGTAAAGATGAGATTGGTACTATGTCTAAAGAGGTTAATGAAAATATAAAGAAAACACAATCTTTAATTGAACAAGATGCCGCTTTAATAGATGATGTGAAAAGAGTTGTAGAAGAAGTAAAAGCTGGACACTTAGATAAAAAGATTGATAAAACAACTCAAAATGAAGCCCTTAAAGAGTTACAAATTATCTTTAATGAAATGCTTGAAATTATGGAAAATAATGTTCATAATGATATCAATGAAGTTAACAAAGTATTAAGCAGCTTTAAAAATAGAGACTTTAGAGAAAATATTCAAAACCCTAAAGGTGAAGTTGCAAAAACACTAAATGAGTTATCTGAAATTATCAATAGAATGTTACTTGATAATTTAAAAAATGGTACAACAATGAATGAAAATGCTGAAATGCTAAGATCAAATGTTGAAAAATTAAGTGTTAGTTCAAATCAACAAGCTGCATCATTAGAAGAAACAGCAGCTGCATTAGAAGAGATTACTGGAACTATTACAAATACTTCTGGAAATATTACACAAATGGCAACATATACTCAAGAATTAACAAACTCTGTTAAAATAGGTCAAAATCTGGCAAACGAAACTACTTCTTCTATGGAAGAAATAAATGCACAAACTGAACTTATAGCAGATGCAATTACTGTAATTGACCAAATTGCATTCCAAACAAATATTTTATCATTAAACGCAGCAGTAGAAGCAGCAACAGCTGGTGAAGCTGGAAAAGGTTTTGCAGTTGTTGCAGCTGAAGTTAGGAACCTAGCTAGTAGATCAGCTGAAGCAGCTAAAGAGATTAAAACTATTGTTGAAAATGCTACAGAAAAAGCAAATAATGGTAAATCAATTTCTCAAAAAATGATTGAGGGATATGATGGAATTTATGCAAAAGTTCAAGAGACAGAAAGTTTAATCAATGATATTACAACTGCTTCAAAAGAACAAACAACAGGTATTGCACAGATTAATGATGCAGTTGCACAACTAGATAAAGCAACTCAAGAAAATGCAAGTATTGCAAACAATACAAGTGATATTGCAAATCAAACTTCACAAATGGCAATAAATATTGTTAATGAAGCAAATAAATCAGAATTTTTGAATAAATCAAGTGTAAATACAACAAAATCTTCTTCTAATAAAGTTGATTATTCAAACCAAACTACTACTTCAAAAAAAGTAGAACAAAAAGAACCAGCACAAAATAAAGTAATTAAAGCAGAAAAAAGCAATGACGATGAATGGGAAACTTTCTAG